The following coding sequences lie in one Deltaproteobacteria bacterium genomic window:
- the rpiB gene encoding ribose 5-phosphate isomerase B, with translation MRIIIGSDHGGFDLKEVCRHFLEEKGEYELKDIGVFSNDSSDYPAIAHGVAQGVSRGEFERGLLICGTGIGMSITANRYKGVRAALCHDLYTARLCRQHNDANILVMGGRVTGPGLALEMLDLFLKTRFEGGRHKRRIDQIEV, from the coding sequence ATGAGAATAATCATCGGATCGGATCATGGCGGATTTGATCTCAAGGAGGTCTGCAGGCATTTTCTGGAGGAGAAGGGAGAGTACGAACTGAAGGATATCGGCGTGTTCAGCAACGATTCCTCGGATTATCCTGCCATCGCCCACGGAGTGGCCCAAGGGGTGTCGAGGGGGGAATTTGAAAGGGGTCTCCTGATCTGTGGGACGGGAATCGGTATGTCCATCACTGCGAACCGGTACAAAGGCGTACGCGCCGCCCTGTGCCATGATCTATACACGGCCCGCCTGTGCCGGCAGCACAACGATGCCAATATCCTGGTGATGGGCGGCCGGGTTACCGGCCCCGGCCTTGCACTGGAGATGTTGGATCTTTTCCTGAAGACCAGGTTCGAAGGTGGGCGCCATAAGAGAAGGATCGACCAGATCGAGGTTTGA